In Candidatus Eisenbacteria bacterium, the genomic window AAGTCTCGATGTGATTCAGCCAATACTGCTGCTTCTCGGTGAGCTTCTTCGTTTCTTGTTGGGACATGACTGTCCTCCTCTCTGAGAACAGTCTCCGGAGAATTTAAAGGGATGACAAGATGGGGTTTATTGATCGCTTACAAGAATGGGGCGGTTGTATGAGGTGCGGTCGTGGCGGGCCGCCTGGAAAAAAGCGATAGCCTGCAGCACGCCCCCTGAGAAAAACCAGAGGCCGGCGTTTTCCCTTCGAAAAATTTAGGCGGCTCTTTGTCGGATCTCTTGATATGTCTCTTCGAGTTCGATGAGCAGAGGTTCGATATGAATCACATCCTCAGCGAGAGCGGCCTGCTCAATCTGTGAGCCAAGCTCTCCGACACGGTCATAACCGAACATACCCGCCGAACCTTTGAGACTGTGCGATGTCCGGCGAATTGAAATGAGATCCCCACCGTCGAGGTCATGCTTCATCTGATCCAATGAGGACCGGATTTGCACAAGGTACTCCTCCTGCATTTCCCGATACTCATCACCCAGAACATCTTCAATATTCATGGTATCCCCCGATGTCCCACAATAACTGGACAAACTTCCCCAAAAGCCGGAGGCGATCTCCCCACCGTCCCAGCTCTTGTAACTCATCGTCCGGGTGGGTTCCGAAGTTAACCCCTTGTCAACATTCCGATCAGGGCGCCGGGGGCGGGGTGGAGGCCCAAGCGGGAAGCCCAAGGGAGCCCATATCGAGGGCCAGCCGACCGAGGGTCAGGACGAGCGCCACAATTATAAGGGCTGTGATCAGGTTCAGGATGAGACCGGTCCGCGCCATGCGGGGGATCGTTAACCACCCGCTGCCAAAGACGATAGCATTGGGGGGCGTGGCGACCGGGAGCATGAAGGCGCAGGATGCGGCCAGCGCCGCCGGGAGCATCAGGAGATAGGGATGCAGGTGGGCGCCTTTGGCCGCCGAGGCCAAAACCGGCATAAGGAGGGTTGTTGTGGCCGTATTCGATGTGACCTCGGTCAAAAATGTGGTGAGAAGGCTGGTGGCGAGCACCAGAAACGGCGTCGCTACGCCGGTGAGCTGAGCTAATTGGGCGCCAAGCCACCCGTCGAGACCGGTCTGCCTGAAACCGGCCGCCAGGGCGAAGCCGCCGCCGAAGAGGATCAGGATCCCCCAGGGGACCCGGCCCACGGCCTCTTGCCACTGCAGCACCGGCCGCCGGCTTTTGGAACCGGGTGGCCGGACCGGGAGGATAAAAAGAAGGAGCGCCATGGTCACTGCCACGGTGGCATCATGAATCCCTGCCTGCCATGGGAAGAGGGTTGACCAGCCGGGCAGGGTCAGGCTCCCCAGTTCGATGGGGCGGCGCGTCATCCAAAGGAGGGCGGTTGTGGCAAAAACGGTGAGCACGACCTTCTCCGCTCCCGTCATCGGTCCGAGCTTCCGACGCTCTTCACGGACCTGGCGGGCCGCTTCGCCCGGATGGAGTTGTCCCTTTGGTAAAGTGCCGCCGAATCGCCAAATGACCCAGGCGGCCGCGGGCATGGCCACGAGCACGAAGGGGACTCCGATGATCATCCACTGCATGAAACTGATTTCAGGCGCTTCGGGGAAAAGTTTATTTGTTAAACCAGTGAAGACGATATTCGGGGGCGTGCCGATGAGGGTGCCGACGCCGCCGATGCTGGCGGCATAGGCTATCCCCAACATGATAATGCATCCCAGCTCCCGTTTGAGACTCTCCCGGTTGTGGCCCTCGGGTGAAGCATCGGCGAGATGGGTCACGACGGCGATGGCGATGGGAACCATCATGAGCGCGGTTGCCGTGTTGGAAATCCACATCGAGAGAAGAGCGGTGGAGGTCATGAAACCGATGAGCAGCCTTCCGGGGCTGGCACCGATCCATGAGATCGTGAGAATGGCGATCCGGCGGTGAAGATTCCAGCGCTCGATAGCGGAGGCGATCAGGAATCCGCCAAGGAAGAGAAAGACAAGTTGGTCGCCGTAGGACGGCGCGACCTGTTTGCTCGGCATGATACCGAGAAGCGGGAAGAGGGCCAAAGGGAGCAGCGCCGTTGCGGGGATCGGGATGGCTTCGGTGATCCACCAAACAGCCATGAGAATCGCGACCGCGGCCATCTTTCGCTGCTCGGGCGTGATAGCCCCGCCGGGTATAACGATGGGAATGGCGGCGATGATCAGACCGAGAATCAAGGACTTACGTTTCATCGCGATTCCTCTCTGTTGCTATGGTTGCTTCTATTTGTTCTCCGCCGGTTTGGTCGCCAAATAAGACCTGAGGAGTTTGGCCTGCTCGTGAGATGGATCTATTGTTAAAAGACGGTCGATGTAAACAAGGGCCTCTTCGGGACGATTCATCCGCGTGCCGACTAGAACGCCGAGATTCCAGAGAGCGTCGACGTTACGGGGATGCTGCGCCAAAACGCGGATGAGGACCTCCCGCGCGGGTTCGAACCGCCCGATCTGCGCCATGAGCCGGCCTTGATTGACACCGGCCTCAACAAGGCTGGGGTCGATTTCGTAGGCGCGCCGGTGCGCGTCGATCGCCGCATCATAATCACCCCGGGATTCCAGGATCCGGCCGAGATTACGAAGAGCCGGGGCGTAATCAGGATCGAGGACGAGGGCGGATCGGATCATCTCCTCGCCCTCATCAATCCGTCCCAGCTCCAGAAGGCAGACCCCGAGATTGTTCCTGAAGAGGACGCCACGCGGGCCGAGTTCAACCGCCTTGCGGTACTCCTCGGCCGCCTCGCCGAAGTGTCTCTGCTGCTTATACACCGATGCGATCGCCGCATGCTGGTTGGCGAAAAAATCACTAGGCTTATACATTGGAATATGAACCAGGGCCGTTCCCGCAAGGAGCCCGCCGATGAGAAGAACGGGGCGGGGACGGGGAAGATCCGATGAACGCCATGGTCCCGGAATAATCTGAAGCAGGCTCGCCACGGCGATTCCCGAGAAGATGAGCAGGAAGGGAACCGCCGGCAGCCGGTAACGGGCCGTGATAAAGAAGGGCAGAAGCGTCAGAAGATACCCGAGGACGAAAAGGGCGGGGATCGCCAGCCGCCGCCGCATCGGCCAGGCGATCAAGAGCCCGGCGATGGCGAAGGGGATCAGCGTCCCGAACCGGAAGGGCGTCCAGCGCAGCACCGGTGAATACCGCTCAAAGAAGTTCAGATCGAAGTGGTTGGGGATCTCATAAGCGTTCCAAAAGAGAAGAAACTTGCGTCCCAGCAGAATGATGTCACGGCCCGGCTCCTTTGCGATAAAAGCAAGGCCGTGCCGAAACCAGTAGGTGGAAACCTCGCTTGGTTTGAGGCGCCGGCCGGCGGCCTTCTCGGCCAGCAGGGTCGAGGCCTGCTCGAGGTCGGATTCCATGGCCGGATCGACGCTGAATATCCCCTCGGCCGTTTCGTTATTGCCAATGTAAAAGTTGATCCCGCCGTTGGAGGTGGTCAAGACAAGATCCCCGCCGACGATGAGGTTTCGAAGGGTGACGGGGAGGACGACGACAAGAACAGCGGCGGTGAGACTCATGGCGGGACGTAGCGCCGCGCGCCACGGCCGGCCCGATTGCCATTTCCATCCGGCCAGCAGAAAAGGAATGACACCGAGGATATTCGGTTTGCCGAGCACGGCGAAACCCAGAAGGAGGCCGGATAGGGCCGGCAGAAGGGTTTCCGGTCTTTTGGAGGGTCCGCGTTCGGCGGAAATGACGAGGAGCAGAAGCGCCGCGGTCAGACAGGTGAGAACCAATGTAATTTCGAGCATCTCGCCCGAGAAGAAAAGGAAGGCCTGATAGAAACCGGCGAAAATCGCCGTAATCCATGCCGTCGTCGATCCCAGCAGCCGCCGGGTGAGGATCCACAGAAGCAGAACCGTCATCGAATCGATCAAGCCCTGCGCGACGTAGAGCCCGAAAATGCTGCTCCCGTTGATGAGATAGTTCAGCGCCATGAAGAAGGGATAGAGTGGGCTCGAGTGAAAATAGACTCCCCTGCCCAGCAGGTCGCCGCCCAGGATCTCTCCCGCGCGAATGTGATAGAGAAGCGGGTCGGCAGTGGGATTGAGAAAGGTGGGGTTGTCCCTGATCTGGAGCAGGTAGATCCATCGTACGAAGAACGCCGCGGCAATAAAAATGATGAGGAACAGCTTTTCCCGGTTCATAAAGCCTGATAATTTCGGCGCCGATTCCTTCTTTTGCGGACCCTTTGTTTTCCTGGCCATCGCTGCCTGTTCCTCCCGATCCTCCAGCGTCTCCTGGAGATGATAGGACAGGAATTTTCCCAACTCAAATCGTGGAATAAAAAAACCGCGGGGCCCTCGGACCCCGCGGTTATGATGGCGACGTTGAATTCCGCCGGTCGATCTAATTCTTCGAATCGAGTTTCTGGCGCTCCTTGATCCCTTGGTAGAGCAGATAAACTCCCAGGGCCATCGGAAGGACCGGCCACCAATCCTCCAGCCAATCAAGCGAGATCTCGAAGACGGAGTTGAGGAATAGGATGAATCCGACAAGAAGGAGAAGGGCGCCGCCGACCATCGAACCGCCCGCACCCGCCTTAATCTTCTGATCTCTCAGTGGATCGGGACCCATTCCCGCTAAGGCTTCATTGTAAAAGGAAGCAAGCCGGACCGCGTCGACAACGTTATACAGCCAGTAGAACGAGAGGAAAATTCCCAGTAATGGGCTGAGCGCTCCCACGTCGTTGGCGAGCAAGGTAATTGTGGCCGAGACCACAATGATATTGATGAAGCCGCGCTGGTAGTATCCGACATAAACCTGTCCCAGTCCCGGAAGCATGGAGAGAAAGCCGGCCAGCGCCGCCGATTTCCGACGCGCGGGCGGCAGGTGCACGGGGGCGGGTGCGCCTTGAGGCAGGGGTGGGGCTTGCCGCGCTTGGCCGGGCGGGCTGAAGTTCGGATCCGGTGTGCCGTCTTGATATGAACTCATGTCATCCTCCTTTGAAACCGCTTGATCGCCTCTGAAATGTCTTCTCGCCGGGCCGATCATTTATCTTTCTGATACCCTCATGACGCAAACCTGATAGTTAAGGTTCGGTGCTTTCTTCTTTATCTTTTTCAATACCCTTCCAGCGCTGCGATATCGTCTTCTTCATCTCGGTGATATGCTGCCAGGTTTCGATGAAGTTTCCTTTTATAACCGATACCCCGGCCTTACCGGCGTAAGATCCTCCAATCGACGCCGTGTCGAGGAGTTTGTCGCCGGTTTCTACAAAAGCATCCCAGAGATTTCCGGTCTCTTTTGCAAGCGGAACGCCGGTCCGCTCCCAGACACTTCCGCCGAAATCCGCGATACGGCCGCGGGCCGGTTCATTGGCCTGCCAAGCCTGCGAAACCGACTCAATGGGATTTGTCCCGGCCCGTGCCGCCGGATCCGAGTTGCCTTCGAATGGGAAACCGAAAATATTAAAAAGAATAAACAGGATCATTGCAAAAGAGTAAGCCACTTCCAGCGGGAAACGAGGACGCCGGATCTGACGGGACCACCAGCCGGAGACGGCGCCGGTGACAGTGCCGGTGACCCGGCTCTTCAAGCTGGGTTTGTAGATGGTGCGATCGAGGACATCCATGACAAACCGCGAATCCGGTTGGATCTCCGCCATCGAACGGAGATCTTCGGAAAGATTCGCTAAGATGTTCTTGAGCAGAGTGCAATTGTCGCAGCGTTCGAGGTGGTGCGCCACCAATTCCTCGTTCGTTGGATCCAGATTTCCCTCAATGTGATCGCAAAGAAGTTCTTCGAGACGGCGGCAGGGGGAACCGGTCGTCTGTTCGAGAATCGCGCCGGTCAGCTCGGCCTGGGTTTCATCCGACAGCAAATCGGGCTCAGTTTTGAAAAGCCTGTAGACTTCACGGCAGTGCTCACACTCCACCATGTGTTCGCGGGCGGCCTGATCTTCCGCGTGAGACAATCTGTCTCCGAGCAGTCGATCGAGGATCTTTTCAAATGCCGCGCAATCCATGACGAATCAGTCTCCGGTCCCTTCTGTGTTTCTGCCGGCCATCTCGAGCACCTGCCGCGCCAGTTGAATCCGGGCACGGTTGGAACGTGACTTCACTGTGCCGATCGGCAACTTCAACATTTTGGAGATCTCTTCCAAACTCAAGCCTTGAATCTCCTTCAGAACAATGATCTCCCGGTTGATCTCGCTCAGCTTTCGAAGGGCGGTATGCACCAGCTTCTTTCTCGAGCTGAGTTGAAATTCCTCCGCGGGGTCCAGTGTGTCTGCTTGTA contains:
- a CDS encoding Hpt domain-containing protein, whose protein sequence is MSYKSWDGGEIASGFWGSLSSYCGTSGDTMNIEDVLGDEYREMQEEYLVQIRSSLDQMKHDLDGGDLISIRRTSHSLKGSAGMFGYDRVGELGSQIEQAALAEDVIHIEPLLIELEETYQEIRQRAA
- a CDS encoding SLC13 family permease; the encoded protein is MKRKSLILGLIIAAIPIVIPGGAITPEQRKMAAVAILMAVWWITEAIPIPATALLPLALFPLLGIMPSKQVAPSYGDQLVFLFLGGFLIASAIERWNLHRRIAILTISWIGASPGRLLIGFMTSTALLSMWISNTATALMMVPIAIAVVTHLADASPEGHNRESLKRELGCIIMLGIAYAASIGGVGTLIGTPPNIVFTGLTNKLFPEAPEISFMQWMIIGVPFVLVAMPAAAWVIWRFGGTLPKGQLHPGEAARQVREERRKLGPMTGAEKVVLTVFATTALLWMTRRPIELGSLTLPGWSTLFPWQAGIHDATVAVTMALLLFILPVRPPGSKSRRPVLQWQEAVGRVPWGILILFGGGFALAAGFRQTGLDGWLGAQLAQLTGVATPFLVLATSLLTTFLTEVTSNTATTTLLMPVLASAAKGAHLHPYLLMLPAALAASCAFMLPVATPPNAIVFGSGWLTIPRMARTGLILNLITALIIVALVLTLGRLALDMGSLGLPAWASTPPPAP
- a CDS encoding tetratricopeptide repeat protein encodes the protein MGKFLSYHLQETLEDREEQAAMARKTKGPQKKESAPKLSGFMNREKLFLIIFIAAAFFVRWIYLLQIRDNPTFLNPTADPLLYHIRAGEILGGDLLGRGVYFHSSPLYPFFMALNYLINGSSIFGLYVAQGLIDSMTVLLLWILTRRLLGSTTAWITAIFAGFYQAFLFFSGEMLEITLVLTCLTAALLLLVISAERGPSKRPETLLPALSGLLLGFAVLGKPNILGVIPFLLAGWKWQSGRPWRAALRPAMSLTAAVLVVVLPVTLRNLIVGGDLVLTTSNGGINFYIGNNETAEGIFSVDPAMESDLEQASTLLAEKAAGRRLKPSEVSTYWFRHGLAFIAKEPGRDIILLGRKFLLFWNAYEIPNHFDLNFFERYSPVLRWTPFRFGTLIPFAIAGLLIAWPMRRRLAIPALFVLGYLLTLLPFFITARYRLPAVPFLLIFSGIAVASLLQIIPGPWRSSDLPRPRPVLLIGGLLAGTALVHIPMYKPSDFFANQHAAIASVYKQQRHFGEAAEEYRKAVELGPRGVLFRNNLGVCLLELGRIDEGEEMIRSALVLDPDYAPALRNLGRILESRGDYDAAIDAHRRAYEIDPSLVEAGVNQGRLMAQIGRFEPAREVLIRVLAQHPRNVDALWNLGVLVGTRMNRPEEALVYIDRLLTIDPSHEQAKLLRSYLATKPAENK
- a CDS encoding zf-HC2 domain-containing protein, which codes for MDCAAFEKILDRLLGDRLSHAEDQAAREHMVECEHCREVYRLFKTEPDLLSDETQAELTGAILEQTTGSPCRRLEELLCDHIEGNLDPTNEELVAHHLERCDNCTLLKNILANLSEDLRSMAEIQPDSRFVMDVLDRTIYKPSLKSRVTGTVTGAVSGWWSRQIRRPRFPLEVAYSFAMILFILFNIFGFPFEGNSDPAARAGTNPIESVSQAWQANEPARGRIADFGGSVWERTGVPLAKETGNLWDAFVETGDKLLDTASIGGSYAGKAGVSVIKGNFIETWQHITEMKKTISQRWKGIEKDKEESTEP